The [Flavobacterium] thermophilum genome has a segment encoding these proteins:
- a CDS encoding Mg-chelatase subunit ChlD: MRKGTLRQILLITDGCSNHGEDPAAMAALAREQGITVNVIGVLDQDTIDENGRREIEAIAAAGGGMSQIVYAKQLSQTVQMVTRQAMTQTLQGLVNRELKQIFGSDVSLEDLPPDKRGQVMEVVDELGETAALDVLILIDTSGSMKTKLPMVKEALLDLSLSLNARMGENRFSVFIFPGKRNYAEKMMDWTPKIEELSTIFPKLSSGGLTPTGPALREAMAYFGRNRSLRSWIHDGDEPYIEGSSW; encoded by the coding sequence ATGCGGAAGGGAACGTTGCGGCAAATTTTGTTGATTACGGACGGCTGCTCAAACCATGGCGAGGACCCGGCTGCGATGGCGGCATTGGCTCGCGAACAAGGCATTACAGTGAACGTGATCGGCGTGTTGGATCAAGACACGATTGACGAAAACGGACGGCGGGAAATTGAAGCGATCGCTGCCGCCGGCGGCGGCATGAGCCAAATCGTGTATGCGAAACAGCTGTCGCAGACGGTGCAAATGGTGACGCGCCAGGCGATGACGCAGACGCTGCAAGGGCTCGTCAATCGCGAGTTGAAACAAATCTTTGGTTCTGACGTTTCGCTTGAGGACTTGCCGCCGGACAAGCGCGGCCAAGTGATGGAAGTCGTCGATGAACTTGGGGAAACGGCCGCACTTGATGTGCTCATCTTAATCGATACGAGCGGAAGCATGAAGACGAAACTGCCGATGGTCAAAGAGGCGCTCCTTGACTTGTCGCTCAGTTTAAACGCGCGCATGGGCGAAAATCGCTTTTCTGTGTTTATTTTCCCGGGCAAACGGAATTACGCTGAGAAAATGATGGATTGGACGCCGAAAATTGAAGAGCTGTCCACCATCTTTCCAAAGCTTTCATCAGGCGGGCTGACGCCGACCGGACCGGCGTTGCGTGAAGCGATGGCCTATTTCGGCCGCAATCGGTCGCTAAGGAGCTGGATCCATGATGGCGATGAGCCATACATCGAAGGATCGTCTTGGTAA
- a CDS encoding spore cortex biosynthesis protein YabQ, protein MTITTQFLTMLAMIGMGGWLGMALDTYNRFLNRRERAHWLVFVNDVLFWAVQALLVFYVLLLVNNGELRFYLFLALLCGYAAYQSLLRSLYVRVLEWLIQLAVRTGNIIAQLFRYIVIRPLVLLGQMALALLLFAWRLVIWTGRFLLLAVWKAVVLLFAPFRWTGIAVWRRIPPSRRAWVEKFFRRLKGFAGQIKNTQEKIGMWLAKWRK, encoded by the coding sequence ATGACCATCACCACACAGTTCCTCACCATGCTCGCGATGATTGGCATGGGGGGCTGGCTCGGCATGGCGCTGGACACGTACAATCGGTTTCTCAACCGGCGTGAACGGGCGCACTGGCTCGTTTTCGTGAACGATGTACTGTTTTGGGCGGTGCAGGCGCTTCTCGTATTTTATGTGTTGCTGCTCGTCAACAATGGCGAGCTTCGCTTTTATCTGTTTTTGGCGCTGTTGTGCGGCTATGCCGCCTATCAAAGCCTGCTCCGTTCGTTGTACGTTCGGGTGCTGGAATGGCTCATTCAGCTGGCGGTCAGAACCGGAAACATCATCGCCCAGCTGTTCCGTTACATCGTGATCCGCCCGCTCGTTCTTCTCGGGCAAATGGCGCTTGCGCTTCTTTTGTTTGCCTGGCGGCTTGTGATATGGACGGGACGATTTTTGTTGCTTGCGGTTTGGAAAGCCGTTGTTCTTCTGTTTGCCCCGTTTCGTTGGACGGGCATCGCCGTTTGGCGGCGGATTCCGCCGTCCCGCCGGGCCTGGGTGGAAAAATTTTTTCGCCGTTTGAAGGGATTTGCTGGACAAATCAAGAATACACAAGAGAAAATAGGCATGTGGCTGGCGAAATGGCGAAAGTAA
- a CDS encoding Septum formation initiator has protein sequence MNMPRRTNVTKLASTYAAEQEEKQRRASRRRRILAIRFAFWSLLLAVVASVLVYALHLQAKTVDAKRAEKERLTKQLAELERQEKQLKEEMKRLHDDDYIAELARKKYYLSKDGEIIFVLPEK, from the coding sequence ATGAACATGCCCAGGAGAACAAACGTGACGAAGCTGGCATCGACGTATGCGGCCGAGCAGGAGGAGAAACAGCGGAGGGCGTCGCGAAGACGGCGAATTTTGGCCATCCGTTTTGCCTTTTGGTCGTTGCTGTTGGCCGTGGTCGCCTCCGTCCTTGTCTATGCTTTGCACCTGCAGGCAAAGACGGTTGATGCGAAAAGGGCGGAAAAAGAAAGGTTGACCAAACAGCTTGCGGAACTGGAACGCCAGGAAAAGCAGCTGAAAGAGGAAATGAAAAGGCTGCATGATGATGACTACATCGCTGAGCTGGCGCGAAAAAAATATTATTTGTCAAAGGATGGGGAAATTATTTTTGTGTTGCCCGAAAAGTAA
- the pkn1_2 gene encoding Serine/threonine-protein kinase Pkn1, giving the protein MMAMSHTSKDRLGNLPPGTVITGKWHGHSYRLLRRLGSGANGVVYLAESGRRRVALKLSDDYASLASEMNILRRFAKVQGAALGPSLLEADDWQSPFARRVVPFYAMEYIEGEQFSAFVRRRGKEWAPVLLMQLLSVLGRLHEEGWVFGDLKPDNLIVTGPPPSVRLLDVGGTTMQGRAIKEFTELYDRGYWGLGSRKAEPSYDLFAAAMVMIAACYPGPLEKKGNGRAQLLSIIETDRFLAQYKEVLQNALDGRYAKAEDMRRDLLAASSRRAAAHYEVKTAAAAPNRRSGRRAAKRRKTGRIAETVLIAVLLLGAYGFYIYWHLSM; this is encoded by the coding sequence ATGATGGCGATGAGCCATACATCGAAGGATCGTCTTGGTAATCTTCCGCCCGGCACGGTCATCACTGGCAAATGGCACGGCCATTCGTACCGGTTGCTGCGTCGGCTCGGCAGCGGGGCGAACGGCGTCGTCTATCTGGCGGAGAGCGGCCGCCGCCGCGTTGCGCTGAAACTGAGCGACGACTATGCGTCGCTAGCCTCGGAAATGAATATATTGCGCCGTTTTGCCAAGGTCCAGGGAGCCGCCCTCGGGCCTTCTTTGCTGGAAGCCGATGATTGGCAAAGCCCGTTTGCCCGGAGGGTGGTTCCGTTTTATGCCATGGAGTACATTGAAGGGGAGCAGTTCTCCGCTTTCGTCCGCCGGCGCGGAAAAGAATGGGCGCCGGTGCTGCTTATGCAGCTTTTGTCTGTGCTCGGACGGCTTCATGAAGAAGGATGGGTATTCGGTGATTTGAAGCCGGACAATTTGATCGTCACCGGGCCGCCGCCGTCCGTCCGACTGTTGGATGTCGGGGGGACGACGATGCAGGGGCGGGCGATCAAAGAGTTTACCGAGCTGTATGACCGCGGCTATTGGGGGCTCGGGTCGCGCAAAGCAGAGCCGTCGTACGATTTGTTTGCGGCGGCGATGGTGATGATTGCCGCCTGTTATCCGGGGCCGCTCGAGAAAAAAGGGAACGGGCGGGCGCAACTTTTGTCCATCATTGAAACGGATCGTTTTTTAGCCCAATATAAAGAAGTTTTGCAAAATGCGCTTGACGGCCGGTATGCGAAGGCCGAGGACATGCGCCGCGACTTATTGGCCGCCTCTTCCCGCCGCGCGGCGGCACACTATGAGGTCAAGACAGCAGCGGCCGCACCGAACCGCCGGTCGGGGCGGCGGGCCGCCAAGCGCCGCAAAACGGGCAGGATTGCCGAAACGGTGCTGATCGCTGTCTTGCTGCTTGGCGCGTACGGTTTTTATATATACTGGCATCTGTCGATGTAA
- the ytgP_2 gene encoding Probable cell division protein ytgP, whose translation MGNVWKGAAALTAATLLTKLLSALYRIPYQNMVGDVGFYIYQQVYPIYGIVVALSLTGYPVAISKLIAERLAARDEAGAAAVGRIALLLLGGTGAVLFAVLYIGAGAISSWMGDRQLEGLVRVLSFSCLFFPLIAVLRGVFQGRHDMAPTAVSQVGEQTVRVTAILGLSYWAIKRGADAYACGMAAVGGTLAGMAAALLILLFYLVRRGRQKPAGRTPPGSVRQAGWHLLTVGTVICFTNMVLTLVPLVDSFLFVPLLQETGLELNEVKELKGVYDRGQPLIQLGTAVGTSLSLALVPFVSGMRRGRELSFLHSMLPIRFAAVIGVGASSGLICLIRPINTMLFENDRGSLVLAVLSASVFFATMALTASALLQGMGKEWTAAAGVAAALAGKIVLMRWLVPSFGALGAALATTGAYALMAGFLYVRLPRECRSARARVCIYPIVKAAVAMMAVLKLYTWLMDASGGGRLWASAEALGGVVLGAAVYIACIVRGSVFSEQELSALPFVHKFHLRLGSR comes from the coding sequence ATGGGAAACGTATGGAAAGGTGCAGCTGCCTTGACTGCTGCCACTTTGCTTACGAAGCTGTTAAGCGCGCTCTACCGCATCCCGTATCAAAATATGGTCGGGGATGTCGGTTTTTATATTTACCAACAAGTTTACCCCATTTATGGAATCGTTGTCGCGCTGTCGCTGACCGGTTACCCGGTTGCCATTTCGAAGCTCATCGCTGAGCGGCTGGCGGCGCGGGACGAGGCGGGCGCGGCCGCTGTCGGCCGCATCGCGCTGCTGCTGTTGGGCGGGACGGGAGCGGTGTTGTTTGCCGTGTTATATATAGGAGCCGGCGCCATTTCGTCATGGATGGGCGACAGGCAGCTTGAAGGGTTGGTGCGGGTGCTTTCATTTTCATGCTTATTCTTTCCGCTCATTGCGGTGTTGCGCGGCGTTTTTCAAGGGCGCCATGACATGGCGCCGACGGCAGTGTCCCAAGTCGGCGAGCAGACGGTGCGTGTGACGGCGATTTTAGGGTTGTCTTATTGGGCGATCAAGCGCGGCGCTGACGCCTATGCGTGCGGCATGGCTGCGGTCGGCGGGACGTTGGCGGGCATGGCGGCCGCGCTTCTCATCTTGCTCTTTTATCTGGTCCGGCGCGGACGGCAAAAACCGGCCGGGCGTACGCCGCCCGGCTCGGTGCGACAGGCGGGATGGCATTTGCTTACAGTTGGAACGGTCATTTGTTTCACCAACATGGTGTTGACGCTTGTTCCGCTCGTCGACTCGTTTTTGTTCGTCCCGCTTCTCCAAGAAACCGGGCTGGAGTTGAATGAGGTGAAAGAGTTGAAAGGGGTGTACGACCGCGGCCAGCCGCTGATTCAGCTTGGCACGGCTGTCGGCACATCGCTTTCATTGGCGCTTGTTCCGTTCGTTTCCGGCATGCGGCGCGGGCGGGAGCTGTCCTTTCTGCACAGCATGCTGCCGATCCGGTTCGCCGCGGTCATCGGCGTCGGCGCTTCATCGGGGCTCATTTGCCTCATTCGCCCGATCAACACCATGCTGTTTGAAAACGACCGCGGTTCGTTGGTCCTTGCCGTCTTGTCCGCTTCTGTCTTTTTTGCGACGATGGCGTTGACTGCCTCCGCTTTATTGCAAGGAATGGGGAAAGAGTGGACAGCGGCGGCCGGCGTGGCGGCGGCTTTGGCAGGGAAAATCGTCCTTATGCGCTGGCTTGTGCCGTCGTTCGGCGCCCTTGGCGCCGCCTTGGCGACAACAGGGGCTTATGCGCTTATGGCAGGCTTCTTATACGTGCGTTTGCCGCGTGAATGCCGGTCAGCGCGCGCCCGAGTATGCATATATCCAATTGTGAAGGCGGCTGTCGCCATGATGGCGGTGCTGAAGTTGTATACATGGTTAATGGACGCTTCAGGCGGGGGACGCCTATGGGCGTCCGCCGAGGCGCTTGGCGGCGTCGTTCTCGGCGCGGCTGTCTATATCGCATGCATCGTGAGGGGGAGTGTATTTTCCGAACAAGAGTTGTCCGCTCTCCCGTTCGTTCACAAATTTCATTTACGATTAGGAAGCAGGTGA
- the yugI_2 gene encoding General stress protein 13: MSIEVGSKLQGKVTGITKFGAFVELPEGVTGLVHISEVADNYVKDINDHLKVGDTVYVKVINVGQDGKIGLSIRKAKDTPSSQRPRRAHDRSAADSLEQKISRFLKESEDRLASLRRHTESKRGGRGARRG; the protein is encoded by the coding sequence ATGTCGATTGAAGTAGGCAGCAAGTTACAAGGCAAAGTCACAGGCATTACGAAATTCGGGGCGTTTGTGGAGCTGCCGGAAGGTGTGACAGGACTCGTTCATATCAGCGAGGTAGCCGATAACTACGTCAAAGATATCAACGACCATTTGAAAGTCGGCGACACGGTGTATGTCAAAGTCATTAACGTCGGCCAAGACGGAAAGATCGGCTTGTCCATTCGCAAAGCAAAGGATACGCCTTCTTCGCAGCGGCCGCGCCGGGCGCACGACCGCTCTGCGGCTGACAGCTTAGAGCAAAAAATCAGCCGTTTCCTGAAAGAGAGTGAAGACCGATTGGCGTCGCTGCGCCGCCATACCGAATCGAAGCGGGGAGGTCGTGGAGCGAGACGCGGGTAA
- the mazG gene encoding Nucleoside triphosphate pyrophosphohydrolase/pyrophosphatase MazG, which produces MNTIYIFGLGAGDVEQLTVGVYRKLKKAHPLFLRTKEHPAAEGLQEEGIAFTSFDDVYEKHEQFADVYEEIAGTLIEQAKHGDVFYAVPGHPLVAERTVQLLLEAEQRGDCRVVIEGGQSFLDALFTAVRIDPIEGFQLLDATAFQGDEWSPSLHAVFCQVYDPFVASNVKLSLMEQLPDDYPVYIVTAAGTKSEQVKQVPLYELDRQAALDNLTSVYVPPVKDEPLLYHRFETLRRVIATLRGPHGCPWDRKQTHASLKRYLLEEAYELLEAIDDDDDDHMVEELGDVLLQVMLHAQIGADRGMFSIDDVIRTLTAKMIRRHPHVFGDATAETAEQVTANWEKIKEKEKGTGRPASILADVPKSLPGTMRAYELQKKAANVGFDWDDAAPIWEKVEEEMAEFRAEASGGRRAALVSEFGDVLFALINLARYYDIQPEEALQMANDKFARRFAYIEEQVRKSGRPITSFSLAELDRFWEEAKENEQ; this is translated from the coding sequence GTGAATACGATTTATATTTTCGGCCTTGGCGCCGGGGATGTGGAGCAGCTGACGGTCGGCGTGTATCGAAAGCTAAAAAAGGCGCATCCGCTTTTTTTGCGGACGAAGGAGCATCCGGCGGCCGAAGGGCTTCAAGAAGAGGGCATCGCGTTTACATCGTTTGATGATGTTTACGAAAAACATGAGCAATTTGCTGATGTATATGAAGAAATTGCCGGCACTCTCATCGAGCAGGCAAAACACGGGGATGTGTTTTACGCTGTCCCTGGCCATCCGCTTGTCGCCGAACGGACGGTGCAGCTGTTGTTGGAAGCGGAGCAACGCGGCGATTGCCGGGTGGTCATCGAGGGCGGGCAAAGCTTTTTAGATGCGTTGTTTACAGCGGTGCGCATTGATCCAATCGAGGGGTTTCAGCTGTTGGATGCGACCGCTTTCCAAGGGGACGAATGGTCGCCATCGCTGCATGCTGTCTTTTGCCAAGTGTACGACCCGTTCGTCGCTTCGAATGTGAAACTGTCGCTGATGGAACAGCTTCCGGACGACTATCCGGTCTATATTGTGACCGCGGCCGGGACGAAGAGCGAACAAGTGAAGCAAGTGCCGCTCTATGAATTGGACCGTCAGGCGGCGCTTGACAATTTAACGAGCGTCTATGTGCCGCCGGTCAAGGATGAGCCGCTGCTATACCATCGGTTTGAAACGTTGCGCCGCGTCATCGCGACGTTGAGAGGGCCGCACGGCTGCCCGTGGGACCGGAAGCAGACGCATGCGTCGCTGAAGCGGTACTTGCTTGAAGAGGCGTATGAGTTGCTTGAAGCCATTGACGATGATGACGATGACCATATGGTTGAAGAGCTCGGTGACGTGCTGCTGCAAGTGATGCTCCATGCCCAGATCGGCGCTGACCGTGGGATGTTTTCGATTGATGACGTCATCCGGACATTGACCGCGAAGATGATTCGCCGCCATCCGCACGTATTTGGCGATGCAACGGCTGAAACAGCTGAGCAAGTTACAGCGAACTGGGAAAAAATTAAGGAGAAGGAAAAAGGGACCGGCCGGCCAGCGTCGATTTTAGCGGATGTTCCAAAAAGCCTGCCGGGGACGATGCGGGCGTATGAGCTGCAGAAAAAAGCAGCAAACGTCGGCTTTGACTGGGACGATGCCGCTCCCATTTGGGAAAAGGTAGAGGAAGAAATGGCGGAGTTCCGGGCTGAAGCGTCGGGCGGCCGCCGCGCGGCGCTCGTCAGCGAGTTCGGCGACGTATTGTTTGCGCTTATCAACCTTGCTCGCTATTATGATATTCAGCCCGAAGAAGCATTGCAGATGGCGAACGACAAATTCGCCCGCCGCTTCGCCTACATTGAGGAGCAAGTGCGAAAAAGCGGTCGGCCGATCACATCGTTCTCGCTCGCTGAGCTCGACCGCTTTTGGGAAGAAGCAAAAGAAAACGAACAGTAA
- the spoIIE gene encoding Stage II sporulation protein E, whose product MERVERGTVRRISEVPIHDTQATVSRWMRHVKLRLGHLFVHQGFLLLLVGFLLGRALILAKLTPFALPFFVSVYMLRRDKAAFALIALMAGALTLSFDVLLFVGVSIFGFLFIYGWVRRVISESLKIVPFVVFAVSLAAKWLISYYWVGERTVYGTAMAVVEAGLSLVLTLIFMQSIPLLTVRKHKHALRAEEIISLIILLASMLTGMIGWSAYGLSLEHVMSRYLVLLFAFVAGAATGSTVGVVTGLILSLANVGNLLEMSLLAFAGLLGGLLKEGRKLGVAFGLIVATLLMGLYGNGKAELVPTLLESGIAIVLFLFTARSLTEKIAKYIPGTAEYINEQQQYVRKIRDVTAQRVSQFSNVFQALAESFSPEPLSDDSEHQEREEDYFLGDITEQTCQTCFKKAQCWVTNFSTTYAYMKRMMHEAEEKTLAHNHQLLREWERHCVKAGKVVDAMEKEMVIYQANRKLKQQIYESRKLVAEQLLGVSQVMDDFAKEMQKEQENHYLQEEQIYHALQEFGIEIGHVDIYSLEKGNIDIEMSIPYCEGRGECEKLIAPMLSDILGETIVVKREECAAYPNGYCRVAFGSTKAFVVETGVAFAAKGGELISGDSYATIELGTGKYAVAISDGMGNGERAHYESRETLRLLQKILQTGMDESIAIKSINSILALRTTEDMYATLDLAIIDLQNAATKFLKIGSTPSFIKRGNKVIKVEASNLPMGILKEVEFDVVSEQLKSGDLLIMMSDGVFEGPMNVENHDVWMKRKIQELKTNDPQEVADLIMEEVIRQCGGEIEDDMTVVVAKVRHNTPKWATIPAYMYMKKAQ is encoded by the coding sequence ATGGAAAGAGTAGAAAGAGGGACGGTGCGCCGTATTTCGGAAGTGCCGATTCATGACACGCAAGCGACTGTATCGCGTTGGATGCGCCATGTGAAGCTGCGCCTTGGCCACTTGTTCGTCCATCAAGGATTTTTGCTTCTTCTCGTCGGCTTTTTGCTTGGACGAGCACTCATTTTGGCGAAGCTGACCCCGTTTGCGCTGCCGTTTTTCGTTTCCGTCTATATGTTGCGCCGTGACAAGGCGGCCTTTGCTTTGATTGCCCTAATGGCCGGCGCGTTGACACTGTCGTTTGATGTTTTGCTGTTTGTCGGCGTTTCCATTTTCGGCTTTCTCTTTATTTACGGATGGGTGCGCAGGGTGATCAGCGAATCGTTAAAAATCGTCCCGTTCGTCGTCTTTGCGGTCTCATTGGCAGCGAAATGGCTGATCTCCTACTACTGGGTCGGGGAGCGGACGGTTTACGGGACGGCCATGGCGGTTGTCGAAGCCGGGCTTTCGCTTGTGCTTACACTGATTTTTATGCAAAGCATCCCTTTGCTGACGGTCCGGAAACACAAACATGCCTTGCGGGCTGAGGAAATCATTTCATTGATTATTTTGCTTGCCTCGATGTTGACAGGGATGATCGGTTGGTCGGCGTATGGCTTGTCGCTTGAGCATGTGATGTCGCGTTATCTCGTGCTGCTGTTCGCATTTGTCGCCGGGGCGGCGACCGGTTCGACTGTCGGAGTGGTCACCGGCCTCATTTTGAGCTTAGCGAACGTCGGCAACTTGTTGGAAATGAGCTTGCTTGCCTTCGCCGGGCTGCTCGGTGGGCTGCTTAAAGAAGGGCGAAAGCTTGGGGTCGCGTTCGGGCTTATCGTCGCGACGTTGTTAATGGGTTTATACGGGAATGGAAAGGCGGAGCTTGTGCCGACGTTGCTTGAATCAGGCATCGCCATTGTGCTGTTTTTGTTCACGGCCCGCTCCTTGACAGAGAAAATCGCCAAATACATTCCGGGTACGGCCGAATATATCAATGAGCAGCAACAATACGTCCGCAAAATTCGCGACGTGACCGCCCAGCGCGTTTCACAGTTTTCGAACGTCTTCCAAGCATTGGCAGAAAGTTTTTCACCCGAACCATTGTCAGATGACAGTGAACATCAGGAGCGCGAAGAAGACTACTTTCTTGGCGATATTACGGAGCAAACGTGCCAAACGTGTTTCAAAAAGGCCCAGTGCTGGGTGACAAACTTTAGTACAACCTATGCGTATATGAAGCGAATGATGCATGAAGCCGAAGAAAAAACATTGGCGCACAACCATCAGCTGCTGCGCGAATGGGAGCGCCATTGCGTAAAAGCAGGCAAAGTCGTTGACGCGATGGAAAAGGAGATGGTCATTTATCAGGCGAATCGCAAACTCAAACAGCAAATTTATGAAAGCCGAAAACTCGTCGCCGAGCAGTTGCTGGGCGTTTCCCAGGTGATGGACGATTTCGCCAAAGAAATGCAAAAGGAACAGGAAAACCATTATTTGCAGGAAGAGCAAATTTACCACGCTTTGCAAGAGTTTGGCATTGAAATCGGCCACGTCGATATTTACAGTTTGGAAAAGGGAAATATCGATATTGAAATGAGCATTCCGTATTGCGAGGGGCGCGGCGAGTGCGAAAAACTGATCGCGCCGATGCTGTCGGACATTTTAGGAGAAACAATTGTTGTCAAGCGTGAAGAGTGCGCCGCTTACCCGAACGGCTACTGCCGTGTTGCCTTTGGTTCAACCAAAGCGTTTGTCGTGGAAACGGGAGTCGCGTTTGCGGCTAAAGGGGGCGAGCTCATTTCCGGCGACAGCTATGCGACGATTGAGCTCGGCACCGGCAAATATGCGGTTGCCATCAGCGACGGCATGGGCAACGGCGAACGGGCGCACTACGAAAGCCGCGAGACGCTGCGCCTGCTGCAAAAAATTTTGCAGACAGGGATGGACGAATCGATTGCCATTAAATCGATCAATTCGATCCTGGCGCTGCGGACGACAGAGGACATGTATGCGACGCTCGATTTGGCCATCATCGACTTGCAAAACGCCGCGACAAAGTTTTTGAAAATCGGGTCGACACCGAGTTTCATCAAGCGGGGCAACAAAGTGATCAAGGTAGAGGCGAGCAACTTGCCGATGGGGATCCTTAAAGAGGTCGAATTTGATGTCGTCAGCGAACAGTTAAAATCGGGCGACTTGCTCATCATGATGAGCGATGGGGTGTTTGAAGGGCCGATGAACGTAGAGAACCATGATGTATGGATGAAGCGAAAAATTCAAGAGTTAAAAACGAACGACCCGCAGGAAGTCGCTGATTTGATCATGGAAGAAGTGATCCGCCAATGCGGCGGGGAAATTGAAGACGATATGACGGTCGTTGTCGCGAAAGTGCGGCACAACACGCCAAAATGGGCGACGATTCCCGCGTATATGTATATGAAAAAGGCGCAGTAA
- a CDS encoding ribosome-associated heat shock protein Hsp15, with protein MRLDKFLKVSRLIKRRTLAKEVADQGRVWINGHVAKASSDVKIGDELTIQFGQKRVTVKVTSVKETVKKEEAAEMYELVREERTAPDPDQGGV; from the coding sequence ATGCGCCTTGATAAATTTTTAAAAGTATCCCGCCTCATTAAACGCCGCACATTGGCAAAAGAAGTCGCCGACCAAGGCCGGGTGTGGATCAACGGCCACGTCGCGAAGGCAAGTTCAGATGTAAAAATCGGCGATGAACTGACGATTCAGTTCGGGCAAAAACGGGTAACGGTAAAAGTGACTAGCGTAAAAGAAACGGTGAAAAAAGAAGAGGCAGCCGAAATGTACGAGCTCGTTCGCGAGGAACGGACGGCCCCTGATCCGGATCAAGGCGGCGTTTAA
- a CDS encoding sporulation protein YabP, with protein sequence MNRHEEFGGNTNKGPVQEHDVIMRGRRLLDITGVKQVESFDNEEFLLETVMGFLAIRGQNLQMKNLDVDKGVVSIKGRIFDLVYLDDHQEKAKGFFSKLFK encoded by the coding sequence ATGAACCGACATGAGGAATTTGGCGGAAACACGAACAAAGGCCCGGTCCAAGAACACGACGTGATCATGCGCGGCCGGCGCCTCCTTGACATTACCGGGGTCAAACAAGTGGAAAGCTTTGACAATGAGGAGTTTTTGCTTGAGACGGTCATGGGTTTTTTGGCGATCCGCGGGCAGAATTTGCAAATGAAAAACTTAGATGTCGACAAAGGCGTCGTTTCGATTAAAGGGCGCATTTTTGACCTCGTTTACTTAGACGATCATCAGGAGAAGGCTAAAGGATTCTTTAGCAAGTTGTTCAAATGA